The sequence TGACCGCCTCGGCCGGGCCGATCTCGACGACGTGCCCGGCGTACAGCACGGCCACGCGGTCACTGACGTAGCGCGCGCCCGCCAGGTCGTGCGTGATGAACAGCATGGACAGGCCCTCGCTGCCTCGCAGGTCGAGCAGCAGGTTCATGATGTCCAGCCGGATGGACACGTCCAGTGCGGAGGTGGGTTCGTCCGCGAGCAGCACGGTGGGCCGCGCGGCCAGCGCGCGGGCGATCACCACGCGCTGCCGCTGACCGCCGCTCAGTTCATGGGGGCGCTTGGCGGCGTACTCGGCACCCGGGGACAGCCCCACGCGGTCCAGGAGCGCCGCGACGCGGGCGCGGGGGGCGACGGCCGCGCCGCGCGCCCCGCCGTGGATCTGCAGGGGGCGGCCCACGATGTACCCCACGGTGTGCAGCGGGTTCAGGCTGGAGAACGGATCCTGGAAGATCATCTGCACCTGCCCCCGGAAGGCGCGCAGGGCGCGGCCACCCAGGCGGGCGGGAACCGGCTGGCCGTTCAGGCGGATCTCGCCCCGGGTGGGCTCGTGCAGCCGCGAGAGCAGCCGCGCGACAGTGCTCTTGCCGCTGCCGGACTCGCCGACCAGCCCCAGCACCTCGCCGCGGCGCAGCGTCAGGGTCAGGTCGTTCACGGCCACGACGCTGCGGCCCGAGCGGCCCACCGGGAACACCTTGGTCAGGCCGCGCAGTTCCAGGGCGGGCGGGTCGTGATCGGCGGGGTCAGTCGGCGGCATCGGCGGTCTCCTGCGGGGCGGGGCGGGCGTCCGGGGCGTGCAGGAAGCACGCGACGCGGTGCCCGGGGCGGACGGTCACGCTGGCCGGGGCCTGCACGTCACAGGTGCCCGGCATGCGACTGGGGCAGCGGTCGTGGAAGGGGCAGCCGGTCAGGTCGGCGCTCAGCGGCGGGGGGCGGCCCGGGATGCCGCTGCGGCGCTCGCGCGGGCCGTCCAGCGGCGGGAAGGCGTGCATGAGCCGCTCGGTGTACGGGTGCAGCGGCCGGGCGTACAGGTCGGCGGCGGGGGCCTCCTCGACGATCTCCCCGGCGTACATGATGGCGATGCGGTCACTCATCTCGACAAGCAGGGACAGGTCGTGCGTGATGAACACCACCGCGATGCCCAGGCGGCGCCGGGCGGCGTCGATCTCCTGGAGGATCTGGCGCTGCACGACCACGTCCAGCGCGGTGGTGGGTTCGTCCATGACGACCAGTTTCGGTTCGAGCGCCAGGGCGATGGCGATCACCACGCGCTGCTTCATGCCGCCCGACAGCTGGTGCGGGTAGGCGCTCAGGTAGTCGGCACGCAGCCCGACCAGGTCGAACAGTTCGCGCGCGCGGGCCTCCAGCGTGGCCGGGTCGGTCACGCCGTGGGCCTGCATGGCGTCGAAGATCTGTTCGCGCACGCGCAGCACGGGGTTCAGGACGTTCATGCTGGCCTGGAACACCACCGAGTAGTCCCGCCAGCGCACGCGCCGCAGCTCGGCGTCACTCAGGGCCAGCAGGTCCTGCCCATTCAGGCGGGACTGCCCGCTGAAGACCTCGCCGGGCGGGGCGAGCAGGCGGGTCGCGGCGAACGCCAGGGTGGACTTCCCGCAGCCGGACTCGCCGGCCAGGCCCACGAACTCGCCCGGCGCGACCCGCAGGCTCACGTCCCGCACGGCCCGCACGCGCGCGCCCTGCGGCGTGACGTACCCGGCGTTCAGGTGCGACACAGCCAGCAGCGCCCCGTCCGGGGCATTCCCGGTCACGGCGGCCTGGGGCGGGGTGCGGCGCGTCCGGCGGCGCCCGGCGGTCTGGGTCAGGCGGGGGTTGGTGATCTCGTCGATGCCGAAGTTCACCAGGGCGAAGGCGGTGCCCAGCAGCGCGATCAGCAGGCCCGGCGCGGCGATCCACCACCACGCGCCCTGCAGCAGCGCCCCGCGTGCCTGCGCCCAGTACAGCATGGTGCCCCAGGTGACCTGCGACACGTCGCCCATGCCCAGGAACGCCAGGCCCGCCTCGGACAGCGCCGCGTACAGCGCCGTGCTGAAGAAGCTCGCGGCGATCAGCCCGGCGAGGTTCGGGAGCATCTCCACGAAGATGATCCGCGCGGGGCCCTCCCCGGACGCGATGGCGGCCGCCACGAAGTCCCGCCCGCGCACGGTCAGCGCCTGCGCGCGCAGCACTCGCGCGCCCCACGCCCAGCCGGTCAGGGCGATCACCACGATGACCGACCACACGCCCCCGCCGCGCAGGAACGCGCTGGCGATGATCAGCAGCGGCAGGCCCGGCAGCACCAGGAACACGTTCAGCAGCACGTTGATGGCCTCGTCGGTGCGCCCGCCGAAGTACGCGGCGCTCAGGCCCAGCGCCGTGCCGATCAGCGTGGCGACCAGTCCGGCCGTGAAGCCGATCAGCAGGGTCAGGCGCGCGCCGTACAGCAGCTGCGCCCAGATGTCCTGCCCCAGCGCGGTGGTGCCCAGCGGGTGCGCGGCCTGCGGGGGCAGCCACGTCCCGAAGTCCTGCGCGGTGGGCGAGTACGGCGTGAGCAGCGGCGCGCCCAGCGCCATGAGCAGCATGACCGTCAGGATGCCCAGTCCGGCGGCGGCGCGTGGAGAGCGGCGCAGGAAGGCCAGCACTTTCAGGAAGGCCAGCGCCTTCACGCGGCCCGCCCGTCGCGCACGCGCGGGTCGAGGATCACGTACAGAGCGTCCACGATGAAGTTCGCGATCAAGACCGCCAGCGCGATGAACAGGAAGATCGCCTGCATCAGTGGGTAGTCCAGGGTGGTCACGGCGCCGTACAGCTGCAGGCCCAGGCCCGGGTACGAGAACACCGTCTCGGTGAGGATGCTGCCGCCCACCACGAAGCCCAGCGCCATGCCGAACGCCGTGAAGCTGGGCAGCAGCGCGTTGCGCAGCACGTAGCGGTTCAGCAGCCGCCCCTCGCTCAGGCCCTTGGCGCGCGCGAACGCCACGTAGTCCTCGCCGAGGACGCCCATCACGTTGTTGCGCATGGTGATCAGCCAGCCGCCGGCGGCCGTGACCACGATGGTCAGGGCGGGCAGCGCGGCGTGCCGCAGCAGGCTCGTCCACCACTCGGCGCTGCCCGCCGTCAGGAACGGGTCGAGGCTGCCGCTCAGCGGGAACGTGCCGGTGCGGAAGGCCAGCAGGTACAGCAGCAGCAGCGCGAACCAGAAGTACGGCATGGCGTTCAGGAACAGTGCCAGCGGCGCCAGCGCGTCGGCCAGGAAACGCCCGCGCCGCCACGCGCTGTACAGGCCCAGCGCGCTGCCGATCAGGAACGCCAGCACGGTGCAGACGCCCACCAGCCCGATCGTCCAGGGCGCGGCCTGCCCCACGATGTCCATGACCGGCGTGGGGAACTGCCCGATGGACCGCCCGAAGTCGCCGCGCAGCAGCTGTCCCAGGTAGTGCAGGTACTGCGTCACCAGGCTGCCCTGGTCGTTCAGGCCGTACGCGATCTTCAGGGCGTCCACGGCCGCCGGGTCGAGTTTCCCCTGGTACCTGGCGAGCATCGCGCCGATGGGATCGCCGGGCACCAGGCGCGGCAGGATGAAGTTCAGGGTGACGGCTGCCCACAGGGTCAGCAGCAGGATCAGGAATTTACGCAGCAGGTAGGGCACGCGGGCGGTCCTCCGGGGTGCGGGACGAGGCGCGCCCGGCCCCCTGCTCCGGGAGGTGGGGGCGCGCCTGGACGGGCGTTACTTGGGTTTGACGTTCAGGTACATCAGGCGCGCGCCGGGCGTGTCGTCGGCGGTGCCCGCGTTGTACGGGTTCTGCGCGGTGGGGAAGCCCGTGAAGCGCGACGTGTTGTAGTTCGAGAATTCCGAGCGGTCGGTCAGGGGCAGCCAGGGCAGGTCGGTCATGAGGGCCTTGACGACCGTGGCCATGGCCTTCTTCTGCGTGGCGGGGTCACTGGTCGCCTGGAAGGTCTCCAGCGCGGCCGTCACGGCGGGGTTGGTGTAGCGCGAGAGGTTCGACGCGGCCGTCTTGCCGACCGGGGCGCTGTACTCGGGCGCGAAGCTCTGGTTGAACAGGTAGTACGGGGTGGGCCCGCCGCCCCAGCCCCAGCTGATGCCCAGGTCGTACGTGCCGGTCTGCAGGCCCCCGGCGTAGCTGCTCCAGGCCTGCTGGTCGATCTGGGTGGTCACGCCGACCTTCTTCAGGTCCTCGCTGATGACCTGCGCCATGGTGATGAAGTCCGTCCAGCCCGCGCCGACCAGGATCTTGAACGGCGGGAGGGGCGTGCCGTCCTTGCCGAGCCGCGCGCCCTGCGCGTTCTTGCGGTACCCGGCGCGGGTGAGGGCGGCGTCGGCGGCGCTGACACTGTACTTCAGGGTGGGCGTCCCGGCCGGGAGCCACTGCGCCTGCTGGCCGGGGATCACGCCGCTGCTGTGCGCGGGTTTGGCTACGCCGGCGTACGCCTTCTGGGCGACGTTGGCGGTGTTCACCGCCTGGGCCAGTGCGCGGCGGAAGGCGGGATCGTTGAAGGGGGCCTTGGCGGTGTTGAAGTACAGGTAGTTGTCGCCGGTGACGGGCCACCAGAACTGATTGTTGGGCCCCTTCTTCTGATAGCCGTTCACGGGGTCGGCCTGCCCGACGTAACCGTAGTCGGCCTCGCCCTTCAGGAGTTTCAGCAGGGCGGCGTCGTTGCTGTTGGTGGACACCCACACGACCGCGTCGATGTACGGCTGGCCTTTCATCCAGTAGGTGGGGTTTTTCAGGACGCGCAGCGCCTGCTGGCTGTACGTGTCGAACGTGAACGGGCCGGTGCCGACGGGCCGGGCGTTCGCTTCGGTCAGGGGCGCGCTGATCTTGCTCCAGATGTGCTCGGGGACGATCATCTGCCCGGCCACGTACGGGAAGATGGTGGTGTTGGCCCTGGTGAAGGTCAGCACCAGCGTGGTGTCGTTGGTGGCTCTGGCGCCGCTCAGGCCGTTTTTCCAGATGGCGGAGGTGTCCAGCGCGGGGTTCTGCTTGAGGTAGTTGAAGGTGAAGGCCGCGTCGCGGGCGCTGAAGGTCTGCCCGTCATGCCATTTCACGCCGGGGCGGGTGGTGACGGTCAGGGTCCTGTTGTCCTTGCTCCAGACGTACTTGGTGCCCAGCACGGGCGTGACCTTGCCGTTCAGGGTGTTCACGTAGAA comes from Deinococcus sedimenti and encodes:
- a CDS encoding ABC transporter ATP-binding protein → MPPTDPADHDPPALELRGLTKVFPVGRSGRSVVAVNDLTLTLRRGEVLGLVGESGSGKSTVARLLSRLHEPTRGEIRLNGQPVPARLGGRALRAFRGQVQMIFQDPFSSLNPLHTVGYIVGRPLQIHGGARGAAVAPRARVAALLDRVGLSPGAEYAAKRPHELSGGQRQRVVIARALAARPTVLLADEPTSALDVSIRLDIMNLLLDLRGSEGLSMLFITHDLAGARYVSDRVAVLYAGHVVEIGPAEAVISRPRMPYTQLLRRAAPDPEHPQGAWSGARGEVPDLSNLPPGCPFEPRCEHARAECRAALPRLYDVGPGHQSRCVLHDPALNDPALNPEAPRAPLAAAPSA
- a CDS encoding ABC transporter permease, which gives rise to MPYLLRKFLILLLTLWAAVTLNFILPRLVPGDPIGAMLARYQGKLDPAAVDALKIAYGLNDQGSLVTQYLHYLGQLLRGDFGRSIGQFPTPVMDIVGQAAPWTIGLVGVCTVLAFLIGSALGLYSAWRRGRFLADALAPLALFLNAMPYFWFALLLLYLLAFRTGTFPLSGSLDPFLTAGSAEWWTSLLRHAALPALTIVVTAAGGWLITMRNNVMGVLGEDYVAFARAKGLSEGRLLNRYVLRNALLPSFTAFGMALGFVVGGSILTETVFSYPGLGLQLYGAVTTLDYPLMQAIFLFIALAVLIANFIVDALYVILDPRVRDGRAA
- a CDS encoding dipeptide/oligopeptide/nickel ABC transporter permease/ATP-binding protein translates to MKALAFLKVLAFLRRSPRAAAGLGILTVMLLMALGAPLLTPYSPTAQDFGTWLPPQAAHPLGTTALGQDIWAQLLYGARLTLLIGFTAGLVATLIGTALGLSAAYFGGRTDEAINVLLNVFLVLPGLPLLIIASAFLRGGGVWSVIVVIALTGWAWGARVLRAQALTVRGRDFVAAAIASGEGPARIIFVEMLPNLAGLIAASFFSTALYAALSEAGLAFLGMGDVSQVTWGTMLYWAQARGALLQGAWWWIAAPGLLIALLGTAFALVNFGIDEITNPRLTQTAGRRRTRRTPPQAAVTGNAPDGALLAVSHLNAGYVTPQGARVRAVRDVSLRVAPGEFVGLAGESGCGKSTLAFAATRLLAPPGEVFSGQSRLNGQDLLALSDAELRRVRWRDYSVVFQASMNVLNPVLRVREQIFDAMQAHGVTDPATLEARARELFDLVGLRADYLSAYPHQLSGGMKQRVVIAIALALEPKLVVMDEPTTALDVVVQRQILQEIDAARRRLGIAVVFITHDLSLLVEMSDRIAIMYAGEIVEEAPAADLYARPLHPYTERLMHAFPPLDGPRERRSGIPGRPPPLSADLTGCPFHDRCPSRMPGTCDVQAPASVTVRPGHRVACFLHAPDARPAPQETADAAD
- a CDS encoding ABC transporter substrate-binding protein, coding for MNKLTLTALLAATLSATALAQQPRHVFTVVRPTQWGAQNFNPFAPGDQHLLPTNSAIYESLFYVNTLNGKVTPVLGTKYVWSKDNRTLTVTTRPGVKWHDGQTFSARDAAFTFNYLKQNPALDTSAIWKNGLSGARATNDTTLVLTFTRANTTIFPYVAGQMIVPEHIWSKISAPLTEANARPVGTGPFTFDTYSQQALRVLKNPTYWMKGQPYIDAVVWVSTNSNDAALLKLLKGEADYGYVGQADPVNGYQKKGPNNQFWWPVTGDNYLYFNTAKAPFNDPAFRRALAQAVNTANVAQKAYAGVAKPAHSSGVIPGQQAQWLPAGTPTLKYSVSAADAALTRAGYRKNAQGARLGKDGTPLPPFKILVGAGWTDFITMAQVISEDLKKVGVTTQIDQQAWSSYAGGLQTGTYDLGISWGWGGGPTPYYLFNQSFAPEYSAPVGKTAASNLSRYTNPAVTAALETFQATSDPATQKKAMATVVKALMTDLPWLPLTDRSEFSNYNTSRFTGFPTAQNPYNAGTADDTPGARLMYLNVKPK